The Sesamum indicum cultivar Zhongzhi No. 13 linkage group LG1, S_indicum_v1.0, whole genome shotgun sequence genome includes a window with the following:
- the LOC105171484 gene encoding myosin heavy chain, fast skeletal muscle (The sequence of the model RefSeq protein was modified relative to this genomic sequence to represent the inferred CDS: added 35 bases not found in genome assembly) yields MVREAENPPSAQPNSHSVQISPSLSQSRPSEDPCNGRRNTNSNSPLSRNDAQSGEDFISSVAAKIAAQPLQYSDPDVWGVLTAISEKARKRHQGMNMLLTSDEHCIGRLVDDARFQIIAPAVSAHHCKIYRKRVVTEDTEHSSDNYSVFLKDTSTNGTYLNCEKLNKTSPEAKLRHGDIISIAFVPQHELAFAFVFREVQKSSCVSEGGSLKRKPEEYGAENKRLKGIGIGASDGPISLDDFRSLQRSNMELRKLLENQVVTIESLRSENRAAIEKHETERRELKESVSKAYLDQLSELNQSLEAKDKMLAELKRISAEQKHGIEDLNERLNASMQSCVEANEIISSQKASISELKGLLDEERDQRREEREKASVDMKMAVQRVQTEATEEITRVSECALRREKELQEMINKLQEAEKERCSLVETLRSKLEDTRQKLVNSDNKVRQLEGQIHQEQQAFASNRKRIEELEHERKRLKKELEREKQAAREEAWAKVSALELEISAAMRDLDFERRRLKGARERIMLRETQLRAFYSTTEEISVLFAKQQEQLKAMQRTLEDEENYETTSFDADLNTGDGNENRSMVRNKEDAHQSNSVAKAGSGAHHSHGTDQVESSSDEASVTEKHDCNARGQENPLDTQEVEFTSAEYNVNGGFGSDINGVGTAPILDGDAVGTEQIPETEGVGTSPIFEGNAVETEQVLETESLVIPSGRNLDLNKCSTLEADAMPVDSTNAQESQQHTGKVCQEPSNRSHSNSPVKVQDPMEDTEGGGTIKTTDLLASEVAGSWACSTAPSVHGENDSPESKNYEEESVIPVHDSSSLVAESQNIPSTKSEAAARRNHERRALSEMIGIVAPDLREQFSRAVGSADQVGSERGMASDSDTEGCNDNDDHNEAGNQGTSDAETIGSERAISGDQMDEDDDTQADSVG; encoded by the exons ATGGTGAGGGAAGCCGAGAACCCGCCCTCTGCGCAGCCCAACTCCCACTCCGTCCAAATATCTCCCTCCCTTTCTCAGTCGAGGCCTTCCGAAGACCCCTGCAATGGCCGCCGTAACACCAACAGTAATTCTCCGCTGTCCAGAAATGATGCGCAGAGTGGAGAAGACTTTATATCATCAGTGGCCGCGAAGATTGCCGCTCAGCCGCTTCAGTATTCCGATCCCGATGTTTGGGGCGTGCTCACTGCTATTTCTGAAAAGGCACGCAAGCGCCACCAG GGCATGAATATGCTTCTGACATCTGATGAACACTGCATTGGTCGGCTAGTAGATGATGCCCGTTTCCAGATCATTGCGCCCGCAGTTAGTGCTCATCATTGCAAG ACACTCATCAGATAACTATTCTGTGTTCTTAAAAGATACTAG CACGAATGGTACATATTTAAACTGCGAGAAGTTGAATAAAACTAGCCCTGAAGCAAAGTTGCGCCATGGGGACATCATTTCAATAGCATTTGTTCCCCAACATG AACTTGCTTTTGCATTTGTGTTTCGGGAAGTTCAGAAATCCTCTTGCGTATCTGAGGGTGGATCTCTAAAGAGAAAACCAG AGGAGTACGGTGCCGAGAACAAGAGATTGAAAGGTATAGGCATTGGAGCTTCTGATGGTCCAATCTCTCTTGATGATTTTCGAAGCCTCCAAAGATCAAACATG GAACTCAGGAAACTTCTGGAAAACCAGGTCGTGACTATTGAATCCTTGCGCAGTGAAAACCGTGCAGCTATTGAGAAGCATGAAACA GAAAGGAGGGAGTTGAAAGAATCTGTTTCAAAAGCTTATCTTGATCAGCTTAGTGAGTTGAACCAGTCTTTGGAGGCTAAAGATAAGATGCTAGCAGAGCTAAAAAGAATATCTGCTGAGCAAAAACATGGGATCGAGGACCTTAACGAAAGACTTAATGCATCTATGCAGTCATGTGTTGAGGCCAATGAAATAATTAGTAG TCAGAAGGCTTCTATATCGGAACTGAAGGGTCTATTGGATGAAGAGCGTGACCAGAGGAGAGAAGAGCGAGAAAAAGCTTCAGTAGATATGAAAATGGCAGTACAGAGAGTTCAAACTGAGGCCACAGAGGAAATAACACGAGTGTCAGAATGTGCTTTGAGACGAGAGAAGGAGCTACAAGAAATGATAAATAAGCTTCAG GAAGCTGAGAAGGAAAGGTGTTCCTTGGTGGAAACTTTGAGGTCAAAATTG GAAGATACAAGACAAAAGTTGGTGAACTCTGATAACAAAGTGCGGCAGTTGGAGGGTCAAATCCACCAGGAGCAGCAAGCTTTTGCCAGTAATAGAAAA AGGATTGAAGAACTTGAACACGAAAGAAAAAGACTCAAGAAAGAACTTGAGCGTGAAAAG CAGGCGGCTCGAGAAGAAGCATGGGCAAAAGTGTCTGCTCTTGAACTTGAGATCAGTGCCGCAATGCGGGATCTTGATTTTGAAAGGCGCAGATTGAAAGGGGCACGGGAAAGAATTATGCTCCG GGAAACTCAGCTTCGTGCCTTTTATTCTACAACTGAGGAGATATCAGTACTGTTTGCAAAGCAGCAAGAGCAGCTTAAGGCAATGCAAAGGACACTAGAAGATGAAGAGAACTATGAGACTACATCATTCGATGCTGACCTCAATACAGGTGATGGCAATGAAAATCGGTCAATGGTCAGAAACAAGGAAGATGCTCATCAAAGCAACAGCGTTGCCAAGGCAGGATCAGGCGCACACCATAGCCATGGCACAGATCAAGTTGAGTCATCAAGTGATGAAGCAAGTGTGACGGAGAAGCATGACTGCAATGCCAGAGGCCAAGAAAATCCTCTAGACACACAGGAGGTAGAATTCACCAGTGCTGAATATAATGTTAATGGGGGGTTTGGCTCTGATATCAATGGTGTTGGCACAGCACCCATTTTGGATGGAGATGCTGTTGGAACTGAGCAGATCCCCGAAACTGAGGGTGTTGGGACGTCCCCAATCTTTGAAGGGAATGCTGTAGAAACTGAGCAAGTTTTGGAGACCGAAAGCCTTGTAATTCCCAGTGGCAGGAAtcttgatttgaataaatgCAGCACATTGGAAGCGGATGCAATGCCGGTAGACAGTACCAATGCCCAAGAATCTCAACAACATACTGGAAAAGTTTGTCAAGAGCCCTCAAATCGCTCCCATTCAAATAGCCCTGTCAAGGTTCAGGACCCCATGGAAGACACAGAAGGTGGAGGAACTATCAAAACCACAGACCTTTTGGCTTCAGAAGTTGCTGGTAGCTGGGCATGCAGCACGGCTCCTTCCGTCCATGGAGAGAATGATTCCCCTGAGAGTAAAAATTATGAGGAAGAAAGTGTCATACCTGTACATGATTCTAGCAGTCTGGTAGCCGAGAGTCAAAACatcccatcaaccaaatctgAAGCTGCTGCCCGACGGAACCATGAGCGTCGAGCTCTCAGTGAGATGATTGGCATTGTTGCTCCTGATTTGAGGGAGCAGTTTAGTCGGGCCGTTGGAAGTGCTGATCAGGTGGGTTCTGAAAGAGGTATGGCTTCTGATTCTGATACAGAAGGCTGCAACGATAATGACGATCATAATGAAGCTGGCAATCAAGGGACTTCAGATGCTGAGACAATTGGAAGTGAAAGAGCAATATCGGGTGACCAAATGGATGAAGACGATGATACCCAAGCAGATTCTGTGGGATAA